Proteins encoded within one genomic window of Saccharopolyspora pogona:
- a CDS encoding DUF72 domain-containing protein has product MRARSTSRRIRIGTSGWVYGPWHGPFYPRDLRRGAELEYLSRRLGSAEVNASFYSLQRPDTYRRWVEQTPDDFLFAVKGSRYITHMKRLHDVETPLANFFASGVLALGSKLGPLLWQLPPSQGFDVERLTAFFRLLPRSTAAAAALAARHDDRLAGRSLTETDADRPMRHALEVRHPGFACTDAVELLRSHDVGLVVADAAGEWPHLEDVTSDFVYLRFHGAEELYASGYTAKDLDRWAKLIRAWHGGKCPKTKHTVADPAATTKGRDVYAYFDNDVKAHAPHDAMSLAERCA; this is encoded by the coding sequence ATGCGAGCTCGCTCCACGTCGCGCAGGATCCGGATCGGCACGTCCGGCTGGGTGTACGGGCCCTGGCACGGTCCGTTCTACCCGCGCGATCTGCGCCGCGGCGCGGAGCTGGAGTACCTGTCACGCCGACTCGGCTCCGCCGAGGTCAACGCGTCGTTCTACTCCTTGCAGCGCCCGGACACGTACCGCCGCTGGGTGGAGCAGACGCCGGACGACTTCCTGTTCGCGGTGAAGGGCAGCCGCTACATCACCCACATGAAGAGGCTCCACGACGTCGAAACGCCGCTGGCGAACTTCTTCGCCTCCGGCGTTCTCGCCCTCGGCTCGAAGCTCGGGCCGCTGCTCTGGCAGCTCCCGCCGTCGCAGGGCTTCGACGTCGAACGCCTGACGGCGTTCTTCCGCCTCCTGCCCCGCAGCACCGCCGCGGCCGCTGCGCTGGCCGCTCGGCACGACGACCGGCTCGCGGGCCGCTCGCTCACCGAGACCGACGCGGATCGCCCGATGCGCCACGCGCTGGAGGTTCGCCACCCCGGCTTCGCCTGCACCGATGCCGTCGAGCTGCTCCGCAGCCACGACGTCGGCCTGGTGGTGGCGGATGCGGCTGGCGAATGGCCGCATCTGGAGGATGTGACGAGCGATTTCGTGTACCTCCGCTTCCACGGCGCGGAGGAGCTCTACGCCAGCGGTTACACGGCGAAGGACCTGGACCGCTGGGCGAAGCTGATCCGCGCCTGGCACGGGGGCAAGTGCCCCAAGACCAAGCACACGGTCGCCGACCCGGCCGCGACGACCAAGGGCCGCGACGTCTACGCGTACTTCGACAACGATGTGAAGGCCCACGCCCCCCACGACGCGATGTCCCTCGCCGAACGCTGCGCCTGA
- a CDS encoding cytochrome P450: MICELLGVDAADRPDFRSWTDGMLAPETPGQARDALRALYRYLLDLIAAKRANPGADFLSTLIELRDEQDRLSEDELTSAAFLVLFAGYENTVNLLGNGLAALLSRPSALAQARRGISPTTVDELLRFDPPPQLAIRRFPVADVEIGGVTIPAGETVLLSLVSAHHDPDRYAEPDHLDLGREDNPHLAFGHGPHYCLGASLARMEGEIGFGALLSRFPNVALTVTEEELQWRNSFRNRGLRTLPVTLG; the protein is encoded by the coding sequence GTGATCTGCGAACTGCTCGGCGTGGATGCGGCCGACCGGCCGGACTTCCGGTCCTGGACGGACGGCATGCTCGCGCCCGAAACGCCCGGCCAAGCGCGCGACGCGCTGCGCGCGCTGTACCGCTACCTGCTCGATCTGATCGCGGCGAAACGCGCGAACCCCGGCGCCGACTTCCTCAGCACGTTGATCGAGCTCCGCGACGAGCAAGACCGGCTCAGCGAGGACGAGCTGACCTCGGCGGCGTTCCTGGTGCTGTTCGCCGGGTACGAGAACACCGTGAACCTGCTGGGCAACGGGCTCGCGGCGCTGCTGTCCCGCCCCTCGGCCCTCGCCCAGGCACGCCGGGGGATTTCACCGACCACTGTGGACGAACTGCTGCGGTTCGACCCACCGCCGCAGCTGGCGATCCGCCGGTTCCCAGTGGCCGACGTCGAAATCGGTGGCGTGACCATCCCGGCCGGGGAGACGGTGCTGCTTTCGCTGGTGTCGGCGCACCACGACCCGGACCGCTACGCAGAGCCGGACCACCTCGACCTCGGCCGCGAGGACAACCCGCACCTAGCGTTCGGCCACGGCCCGCACTACTGCCTGGGTGCGTCGCTGGCGCGGATGGAGGGGGAGATCGGTTTCGGCGCCCTGCTGAGCCGGTTCCCGAACGTCGCGTTGACCGTCACCGAGGAGGAGCTGCAGTGGCGGAACTCCTTCCGCAACCGCGGCCTGCGCACCCTCCCGGTGACCCTGGGCTGA